A genomic window from Silene latifolia isolate original U9 population chromosome 11, ASM4854445v1, whole genome shotgun sequence includes:
- the LOC141611569 gene encoding protein SMALL AUXIN UP-REGULATED RNA 12-like — protein sequence MAQRKSNKLPQTALLKQILKRCSSLGKKHGYDEDGLPLDVPKGHFPVYVGENMSRYIVPISFLSHPEFQCLLQRAEEEFGFNHYMGLRIPCEEVVFRSLTSMLR from the coding sequence ATGGCTCAGAGAAAATCAAACAAGCTACCTCAAACCGCATTGCTTAAGCAAATCCTTAAGAGATGCTCTAGCTTAggaaagaaacatggttacgacgAAGATGGTCTCCCACTCGACGTCCCAAAAGGGCATTTCCCTGTTTATGTAGGTGAGAATATGAGTAGATACATTGTTCCTATCTCATTTTTATCTCACCCTGAGTTCCAATGCTTGCTTCAACGAGCCGAGGAGGAGTTTGGTTTCAATCATTATATGGGTCTTAGGATCCCTTGTGAAGAAGTCGTTTTTCGGTCTCTTACTTCCATGCTTaggtaa